One Bythopirellula goksoeyrii genomic window, TGGCGGACCACAGAGGTTACAATCGTCTTCTTAGCCTGATAGCTACTATTTCGAAGAGGATGTTGACGCCGCGTTGTCATCGTCGCATCCGATACCAATGGGGGGGAGGAAAACTGGCTGACTCTCGGATGAGAGCCATGAAGAACCGGGAATGATTTTGGCTCTCACAGGACCCTGAAAAGTAAAATGGGGCCTACTGAAAGCTTACATCTATCGTACTCAGGCAGGTGTTTCGGTTCCACGAGATTGTCATAACATGATATTTGGCAATGACTTAGGGACTGGACAGCACCCCCTCTTACAGGGGGTTTGCAAGGGCTTGACACAAGTCCCCTGCGGTGCCCGATTGGGTCGACTTAAAGGTCAAGACAAGATTGATCTATGAAAAAAAACACCGTGATGGAAAGTCACACGACACCTACCCCTGTGAGATGTGATCAAATGAACGTAACCCTTTACACGCGAGAAGGTTGCCACTTGTGCGATGACGCCAACGCCTTGCTATGTGCACATGGATTATCACCTCGCAAAGTAGATATCGATGAGAATGAGCAACTTCGCAATAAGTTCGACACATGTGTTCCGGTTGTCGAGATCGATGGGAAGATACGCTTTCGAGGTAAGGTAGATCCAATTTTGCTAAAGCGACTTCTAATTGCTGAGTCGAATGCGTAAGTCCTCAAGTAAATTTCAGCATATAACCTGAAAATGCACAAAATAGGTGATTCTTTTGATATCGTTCTCGTAGGTGGCGGAGTCGTCGGCCTTTCTCTTGCCTGGGAACTTGCCCAACAGGGTGCCAAGGTATGCCTCATAGATAGCCATGAATTGGGGCATGAGGCATCTTGGGCTGCCGCAGGCATGCTTCCCCCAGGACCTCCTGAAGACAAATGGCCTTCGTGTAGCGCCTTTGACCAACTTGCAGGGTTGAGCGAGAAGCTGCATAGACAGTGGCACACAAAACTGGCCGAAGTCACGGAGATTGATAATGGCTATGAAACAAGGGGGGCAGTGTATCTTGGCGATCCATCTCTCCAAGAAAAATGCAGAATCTGGGACCAATGGGGAGTTCCCTTTCATCGGTTGCCTCCACCTGCATTGACAGATATTGAACCTCGTATAGAACATCTGGGCGACGGGGTTTTCCTGCCGAACGAGGCTCAACTTCACTCTCGCCACCATTTGCAGGCACTTGAATCGGCCTGCTTGAATGAAGGAGTCACACTGAAGCCCCATTGCCAGGTTACAGGGTTCGACAAATCTGGAAACCGAATCTCGGCAGCACTTACCAACACTTCACCAATCTGTGCCGATAATTTTTGTCTTACCGCAGGTTGCTGGACTGAAGAACTTGGTCCTAGCCTGGGTCTCAATTTGCCGCTGAAGCCAGTTCGTGGGCAAATACTCCAATTGAATGGACACGCCGGAATCCTACATCGGATAGTGAACAAGGGCCCCCGGTACCTAATGCCCCGTTCAGACGACTGTATTCTCGTAGGCTCCACTCAGGAAGAGGTTGGATTTAACCAACAAACCACCCTTGAAGCTCGGAAAGAGTTGCTTGATTTTGCCCATGAACTCTGTCCGACGCTTCGTGACTTTCAAGTAATGAACCACTGGGCCGGCCTGCGACCCGCTACCCCTGATGAGCTTCCTTACTTGGGGCAGCTACTGGATTGGGAGAATGCTTGGATCGCCACGGGACATTTTCGTGCGGGGATTCAGCTTTCGACAGGCACGGCTAGGGTGATGCGGGACCTTATCTTGGGCAAGAGCCCACAAGTAGATGTAACCGCGCTAGGGATCGAGCGGGTGCAGGGCCAAACCTGAATAACTAGTCCGTTGGGTGCAATTCACACGTGGTTTATTGCAACGCTGACCTGCAGATCTTTAGCGTCTCTTGAGTGCGCTAGATACTATCAAAGTAAGCTCTAAGTGCAGTATCAGTGGTTTTGGATTGTGTAAATTCTTTATGTAGATTATGTTAAGTTTTGATTAATAATTCTGTTTAGATTAGAATACGAGTACTAACAGATCAACCTTTCCCCTCCCCGCTAACTCACCGGCGCGGTTTTTGGCAAACATGGTTGGATTGATTCCTCTCAATTCTTCTTCTCAGACGATTGGCAACAATGGTAGTTTCCTCAATAGAATCATCCCCAATGCCACGTTCTTTGCCTCGCTCGCTTGGATACTTCCGCTTTGCTTCCCCAAAGTTCAGTGCCTTCACACTTGTAGAGTTGCTGGTTGTGATCGCCATCGTCGGTATCTTGATCGCATTGCTACTCCCCGCAATACAAGCTGCTCGCGAATCAGCGCGGCGCTCGACTTGCCAGAACAATCTCAAGCAAATTGGGTTAGGGCTTAACAATCACGTTAGCGCTGTGGGCTATTTTCCTCCGGGCAAGAAATGGTCGGGACCGCGTGATCTACCGACTACTTTTTCCATAGGATGGTCGGCATATTTACTTGATTATATGGAGTCCGGCATCGTCCTCGATGGCATAAACTTCAAGATACCTCTTACCGACCCTGCCAATCTGCCTTCAACAGGGACTGTGATCGATACCTACCTCTGTCCCAGTACGAGTCTCATAGAATCCCATCGAACGAACGATGGCTACCTAACCGGTTTGGGAACTGGCCAGGGCGACGGGATGGCATGCATCGACTATCTCGGTATCTCAGGACCTCATCGAGATAAGATCAACCCAACAGATGGGCAACCCTACGGAAGGCAACGTGGGGTATTGGTCGGCACGAAAGGCTTGCCAGATGAGGACACTGTCATTGAGCCTCCCAGAGTGCGACCAGCCAATATCACCGACGGATTGTCGTACTCAGCATGTGTCGGTGAGTGTACTGGACGCGGAGTCGACTTGAAGGGCTCGGGCGAGATTGATGCTCTCAATGGGGCATGGGCCTCAGGTAGCAACGTCAGCCATATTCGAGGACAAGTCAACGGAAAGCTACCACCAGACGCCTGGAGCGAAGAGCGCATCTATTCCGAACACCCTGGTGGAGCACAGATTCTCATGGCAGATGGATCCGTTCATTTTGTCTCTGAGGAGGTCGACGCCGACACGATCCGCAGTCTTTGTTCACGCGACGGGGGGGAGATCATCGATGAATCTGCTCTCTGAGCAAAATGCGACTGCTCGTGATTCGGCAGATATACATCACGCGATTAGCTCCATGAACCGGATCAGCCTGTCCGAGATGGACAGTGTGGCGCTGATGGACCGCGTAGATACGAAATACGTCCTGGGGCGTGATCACCTGCTACATTTGCTATCTCAACTCAAGTCCGAGTATAGTGTGCTGGAAGTCGAGGGGGTCTGTGTGTCTCCCTATGCCACACTCTACTTCGACACGCCGGAGCTCACGAGCTATCTTGACCATCATAACGGCAAGCTGAATCGAAAGAAAATTCGAATGCGCAAGTATTCGTCCAACGGCTGCTGCTTTTTTGAGATCAAGCTGAAAAACAGCAAAGGCCGCACCAAGAAGCGACGGATTGCGATCCCTGCAATCGAGGAAAATATTTCTCCGAATTTGGGCGATTTTGTTCTCTCGCAGACCGGAGATTTGCCTGACTTAAAACCGCAGTTGTGGATCTACTTTTCTCGCATCACACTCGTAAACCAGCTTTGTGCTGAACGGGTGACATTTGACTTGGGACTTGACTTCCATCTTTCAGGCACCCACGAACAGTTGCCTGATCTCGTCATCGCCGAAGTAAAACAGGAAAAGGACGATCGTTCTTCCCCAGTTCGCAAACACCTTCGAAATCTGGGCGTTCGGCCCATGCGAGTGAGTAAGTATTGTCTTGGGAGTTCACTGCTCAAGCCTCATCTGAAATACAACCGTTTCAAACGCAAACTTCTGGCGATTAAGAAAATCGCTTAGACGGCCCGAACCGCTTAACATAGGTCTGCTTCAGAATGTTGGAATCTCTAGCTCTCGCTGTATTGGAACCACTTGAGATTCCACTCTATGATGACGACATGCTGAAACTCCTAGTGCGTTTTGGCATCAATTGCGTTGTTGTGACGATACTTGTTTGCTTGGTCTACTACAAAAACTCCGGCACCAAAGATTTTCTATTTACGTATTTCATGATTAACGTCATGGTCTTTTTCATATGCTTTACACTTAAAAAGTTTGACCTCGGACTAGGCATGGCGTTAGGACTCTTTGCCATCTTTGGAATTCTTCGGTATCGTACGGATACCATACCTATCAAGGAGATGACCTATTTGTTTATGGTCATCGGAATTGCTGTCGTAAATTCCTTGGCAAACAAGAAAATGAGCTATGCTGAGCTGGCATTCACGAACATAGTTATTGTCCTCCTTTCTGCTTTTCTAGAGAATCTCTCGTTCGTTAAACGAGAGATGCGAGAGCAGATTCTTTATGAGAAGATCGAACTAGCGAAACCAGCCAGATACGAAGAGCTCCTGGCAGACCTAGAAGAACGGACCGGGCTAAAGATTAGCAGGATTGAATTGGGCCAAATCAACTTCCTGAACGATACAGTCGAGATCAATGTCTACTATTTTCTCCACGAACAAGAGAGCATTAACGGAGTGAATGTGACTCGCAGGATCTAGCCTGCTATACCTCGGTAAAGTTTACTGACGACTGTGCGCTTGTCGCAGAGCATCCCGAGCAATCGCTGTGAAGCTCACCCCCAAGAAGGCGACCCAGGTACCCAACACTGCGCTAGAGATCGTGCCAACCACCCACCCCGACCAGC contains:
- a CDS encoding glutaredoxin family protein encodes the protein MKKNTVMESHTTPTPVRCDQMNVTLYTREGCHLCDDANALLCAHGLSPRKVDIDENEQLRNKFDTCVPVVEIDGKIRFRGKVDPILLKRLLIAESNA
- the thiO gene encoding glycine oxidase ThiO, with the protein product MHKIGDSFDIVLVGGGVVGLSLAWELAQQGAKVCLIDSHELGHEASWAAAGMLPPGPPEDKWPSCSAFDQLAGLSEKLHRQWHTKLAEVTEIDNGYETRGAVYLGDPSLQEKCRIWDQWGVPFHRLPPPALTDIEPRIEHLGDGVFLPNEAQLHSRHHLQALESACLNEGVTLKPHCQVTGFDKSGNRISAALTNTSPICADNFCLTAGCWTEELGPSLGLNLPLKPVRGQILQLNGHAGILHRIVNKGPRYLMPRSDDCILVGSTQEEVGFNQQTTLEARKELLDFAHELCPTLRDFQVMNHWAGLRPATPDELPYLGQLLDWENAWIATGHFRAGIQLSTGTARVMRDLILGKSPQVDVTALGIERVQGQT
- a CDS encoding DUF1559 domain-containing protein, translated to MPRSLPRSLGYFRFASPKFSAFTLVELLVVIAIVGILIALLLPAIQAARESARRSTCQNNLKQIGLGLNNHVSAVGYFPPGKKWSGPRDLPTTFSIGWSAYLLDYMESGIVLDGINFKIPLTDPANLPSTGTVIDTYLCPSTSLIESHRTNDGYLTGLGTGQGDGMACIDYLGISGPHRDKINPTDGQPYGRQRGVLVGTKGLPDEDTVIEPPRVRPANITDGLSYSACVGECTGRGVDLKGSGEIDALNGAWASGSNVSHIRGQVNGKLPPDAWSEERIYSEHPGGAQILMADGSVHFVSEEVDADTIRSLCSRDGGEIIDESAL
- a CDS encoding polyphosphate polymerase domain-containing protein, with protein sequence MNLLSEQNATARDSADIHHAISSMNRISLSEMDSVALMDRVDTKYVLGRDHLLHLLSQLKSEYSVLEVEGVCVSPYATLYFDTPELTSYLDHHNGKLNRKKIRMRKYSSNGCCFFEIKLKNSKGRTKKRRIAIPAIEENISPNLGDFVLSQTGDLPDLKPQLWIYFSRITLVNQLCAERVTFDLGLDFHLSGTHEQLPDLVIAEVKQEKDDRSSPVRKHLRNLGVRPMRVSKYCLGSSLLKPHLKYNRFKRKLLAIKKIA
- a CDS encoding DUF4956 domain-containing protein gives rise to the protein MLESLALAVLEPLEIPLYDDDMLKLLVRFGINCVVVTILVCLVYYKNSGTKDFLFTYFMINVMVFFICFTLKKFDLGLGMALGLFAIFGILRYRTDTIPIKEMTYLFMVIGIAVVNSLANKKMSYAELAFTNIVIVLLSAFLENLSFVKREMREQILYEKIELAKPARYEELLADLEERTGLKISRIELGQINFLNDTVEINVYYFLHEQESINGVNVTRRI